The DNA window CAACCACATCCTGTACTTTGCACACGTGCAAACACAGTTCATTTGTCAGCTCTGGTgtacgtgtgtttgttttatttgtgcgTCCAGTCAGTTACATAAAGGTCTGAGTGTTTTTATAATAAGTCTTGGGCAAGTTTGAACATAGAAGCCAGATTAAGGATTTCAACCCAACAGGATTACCTCTAGATTTAAGCACCTTATTTAGTTCCAAGCATTGAAACTCAGCCATAAGCTCGTCtgtggtgtgtgtatataaaggCAGTGTCCAACAAACAAGCCTCAAGCTGGTGGATGACCACGTACAGAGCTTGAGTTTTAACTGCTGTTGATACTTTGATCCAAAACAGGTAAGAAGACATTTTTACTCTGTTTTTGTGCCACTCTCTAGTTTTGTGATTTCAAGATTGTGAGATCATGTTATTTCTGCTCCgctgtttaaataaagttatttctgAAGTAACTTTTTAGatttaatgtttgtgtcatgtgaAGTGGTGTAATATATTGATGGTGCATTTATAATATTTGCAGTTAGTGGACTGGGAAAACAtgtaaagtttgttttatttaaattcaacaatTCCATGATTCCTCTGGTCATTAGAGAGCTATACTCTGTTCATCACAGAATGGGATCCTCTAAACTGGCCCTGCTCCTGGTCCTGGTGTCCTGCGTCGAACGCTGCCTGTCGGCCTCCTGTGTGGTTGACAGCTTCTCAGTCAAAGAGGACTTTGACCCCAAGAGGGTGAGTCGAGCAAAAAGACACATGCAGCACATACAGCGTGTCTtgagaaagttttaaaacaagttctgactgtctgtctccttcttctccctGTTGCAGTATGCAGGGAAGTGGTACGCGCTGCAGAAGAAAGATCCAGAGGGCCTGTTCCTTCAGGACAACATCTCAGCCGAGTACACCATCGATGATGACGGCTCCATGACCGCCTCCTCCAAGGGACGCGTCACTCTGTTCGGGTAAGTGGGCAGCAAGTGATTTAACAGACTTTATCTGCAgaatataaattacaaaattcAATCTAGCCGAAGCAAAACCAGCTGCTCTCATCTCCTAAACCCCCTCATGAGAGGGTAGAGGGTCAGTTTAGACACAAAGACCCTCTTGACTCTTTCAGATCTGGGGATGGGACCACAACTCAAATATTCAGTTTCCAGGGCCAGAAGTTAAGAAGGTGCTCAGGGTCCACATTTCCCTGGATTATGAAGGATTAGGTAGAGAATGCAAATTGGAGAAGTGGGATTATAACAGGAATGTGGGCTCTAATGCACtgtaacaaacagaaaacaaggatTTCAGCTGATTCAagtgaaatagaaaaacagtcGTTAGTTGTTGACACGTATTTCCATCTTTGTGTTGCAGTTTCTGGGTCGTGTGCGCTGACATGGCTGCCCAGTACTCTGTCCCTGACCCTACCACCCCCGGCAAGATGTTCATGAACTACCAGGGCCTGGCCAGCTACCTGTCCAGTGGAGGTCAGctacatgcacacatgtgccccgtcacatcctcctctcacatcccctcactccctcccaATCTgacttctccttctcttcctcctacAAGGTGACAACTACTGGGTGATTGACACAGACTACGACAACTACGCCATCACCTATGCCTGCCGCACTGTGAAGGAAGACGGCAGCTGCGAGGATGGCTATGCCCTCATCTTTTCCAGGAACCAACGCGGCCTGCCCCCCGCCATCCAGCGCACTGTGCGTCAGAAGCAGGAGGACATCTGCATGAGCGGACAGTTTCAACCTGTCCTGCAGTCCGGAGCCTGctaaagagagaagagacgaaactcagagaggaaggagagcaggaggtTGTGCCAGCTTGATAGCAAGAACAGGGAGAATGAGAGAGTGCACGTCAGAGGAGACTGTatgttgtgtatgtgagagtgtgGAGTGAATGGCCTTCTCTCATTGTTTtgtaaaagtcaaataaatccGAAAAAGGAAAGTGAAGTGAagatagtaaaaaaaaattgaacgTGTCCAACCACAGCttcatgatttctttttttctttttgtttttccatttccttctCTATCGCTCATCTTCATTTGATTGTCTGAAAAAATGTCACCATTGCTGTGGTGTTGTGGGTgaatgtgaaaattaaaataaatatttttctaaaCATTCATTGGATTTCCGAGTGTCTTTGCAGAAGCACACGAACTTCAAGACGTGTGAGTAAAGCTGTGGTCAGGAGTTCTTGTAAACATGTTGCACTTTGGCCACGTAATCGACTGTGATCCCTCCTGAGCTCAGGGAAACGCAGCTAAACCCAACACAATGTGCACTAAGCAATAATGGGCTTAAACTGGAGGTTTAGAGACTTTAGTCCTATCATTCTAACTCGAGTGTGGGGCCACTCAGCGCGCTCCATGGGTCAAAGATCACATCAGGGGCCTTCAGTCGCACATTATACTGTACCACACACGGTTCATTTTCTGTTGAGGACTTTGACGAAAGAAAACAGCCATAAAAATGAAggttatcatcattattatcattatgatcATTGTCATTAAGTGACACACTGAATGAGAGGCCACATATAGCTTGGATTACAAAGATGACTCTATGGTCACTCTTAGAAAAAGCAACCTCTGAATCAATTCAAACAGTGAGAGACTGTGAAgcagtgagagtgtgagaggcaGGTGGAGACTGTGTCTCTAGCTGGAGTGTAATCCTGTCAGTGTTATGCAACAAGCTGGAGAGCAATCGGCTGAAGCCGTAATGGTCGAGCTTTACTGTAAATCAATGTAATGCAGCTGAAATCCTGCATGTGGCCTGATTCATGAAGGAcagtcagaaaaagaaaaatctaatttacaAAGTGTCACTCTTGACttttaactgttttatttaCGTATGCTTGAACTTCAAATCAGCACCATAGGCATTTGTCTTTCATTGAACTTACAAGTCCAATGATTTCAGTGCTTCAAATCCCCTTcaattatatttataatcattaaattcaaacaatattcgaaagttgttttttttttctttcattgttgcTTCATGTGTGAGAACTGAGATATAAAATTCACCAGAGACTCTCTTATAGAAATTATCATCAGACCAGGTGGACATTTGAAAAACTATAACAGGATTTGCAGCATAAAAGATATAAATTCAACTTATCAGTTCGCtatgaaaataatcagaagTGTAGCAGTCAACATGAAATAAGAACCTGTGTCACAATGAAAAATCGAAATGATACTCATGGTTTAGTTGTGATGTTGTCTCACTGTCACTGCAGATCCAGACTGTCTTCTTGTAAACAGGCTTCAAGCATGAGGTAAGAGTGTAAGTGGATTTGTCTGCCTGAGTTTGGCTTCAATGCAGAAATCACGTtttctggagaatgtcagagtTACATTATTCTCCAAAGgtaaataaacagacaaacaaaggaaGAAGGAAACACATAAACTTTTAAACAACCCTGTGTTATTCAGTAACTCCACTGACTTTCTGCTGTCACACTTTTGATGTAAAAAGTTCTTCTGTCAATGCATAGAACAAGAAGTGATTCGACCTTTTTGATTTAtctctttcatttaaattctgCATTATTATGACTGAGAACTTGTTTTTGCTATAGCAGAGTATGTCCACTAGAGCGCAGTCAAATCATCTCGAACATTCAACAATGACCCTTTGTGTTGTCTGCTGCTTTGTAAACTGACTTTATGCTTATTAGAATAACCCGAGGCACATTTAGTGCATCCATCCAAACTAAGGCTCCAGTCATACagcaggaaatgtttttaaatttgtttaatGTACACATTTTCAGTCTCATTTtgtactttttacattttaaaaccctGGCATATGTGATGTGCTGTTTATTTAACTTGTGATCTCAGGTAGTCTGTTGATGTCTTCCTCTTGTGTACTTTGCTGGTCCTCTGTTCGTCTTGTTtgctctgtaaataaaaataactatttGGAAACTGCGGATACCTCCTTTGAAGAGGTAATTTTGTTCAAATTGTTTGCTCAGTGAGAGAACTTCTTATTTTGTGTGAAGAATAATGATAGATTTTTAGAAACATCCTGAAAATTTGGGACAAGGACGACTACCATCCTGAATGTTCATGGGCCATTCCATGTGaagacttttctttgtttcGTCAGTTCATTAACGTTTCACCTCTTCTTCTGACATCTGACTATTTGAAGCACGGTGACCCCACTCCAAAAGGTTGTGACCCTAAATTATAGGGCTGATGGAGGAGTTCATATGTCATGAAAGACAAAGTGTGTGCTCAGGTAGGACAAAATCATTAAGGGATtatcagagcagagaaaacaaatcctcAAATTACTCAAAATTAGTTCAACCTTTATCTGTCTGCAGCTCAATTAACTCAATTAACTGTCTTTACCTCATGATTACTCATGATTACTCATTATTAGTTGTCTCAGAAGTATCATTGACTCACAGAGATATTACTTTACACCTCACCTCAGAAGATGTTGATTGTTTTGCGATTTAACACCAGCAGGACTAATTATAAGGATTGATGTATGGCCCCCCTTGGCCCTTTTGCCTGAGGCCCCCAAATCCCTTGAAACACTCCTGCGTTATAACAGATTTATGACCGCTGTGTGTTCAGTACTTCTGTGGTGTTCTACAACGTTTGCTTTTTATGCCACCACAACATCTCAATTAATAACTGTTTGTTGAATTCAGTCCAAAAgtcatgaaacatttattttgagtgactcaataataaataagtaaacatgtgATGGATTAATGGAACGTTTTATTCAGACATggtacaaacacagaaacagcaaAGACGATTGAATGATGTTCTTGTGTTAAATTCACTATAGTAAACTTCACCACACTAAGAAGTaaagagaaataagaaataaagaaataagaaataaatattttgtaagTAGACATGTTATAAGTGAAACAGCATGAAGATGTAGCACTGGTTGCTCTCTCACACTCAGACTTTAGGCATGCAAAGCTCTACAGGAGTTAGAGTAATACAgagcatgtttatttatagttgTACCTTTCTCCAGAAATCACTTTGGTTGTCACTGTCACAACCTCTTTGTCAAAAACATTCATAGTAGAGTAATGCATCCCATAAAATTCCCTATTCACAACAATATTCTTTCTGTAGATGCCTCATCTGCAAACctctacatttttttccccagatcTCTGTCGTTCCTGCTACTTTCTGTTGTTTATTCTATTTCTTGGTCTCCTCGATCTGCTCCACCTCGCTGGATTCATCCACCACTTTCCCGTTGACCATTGTCTGAGTCACCACCTTTACGATCTTCCTGGTGCGAACATCAGGCTCCTCTgcacagagagatgagaggagaggagaggggagaaaaggagaggaggtgaggtgagatgatagaagaggagaggaggggaggtgagATGAGTATGAATATTTTTAGAGTGGGTTGATATAAAATAACATATGACAATATATAGTGGATATGAGATACAAGACTGATTTAAGTGAAATTATATGAGATTTACACACATGAGCAAGATTGAGAGagaagaaatgatttaaaatgagatTGAGGAGAAAAGTCAAATGATATGAGATTTgagaggagaagacaaaaaaagttttaGAATTGAGAGGATGGGATCATATGGGAccaaataaaacatattgagatatatgaagataaataaaacattttgagttaaatgtttaattagaTGAgatattttacatcattttaatttcacattccTTCAGTTCTCATTGAAACacttattatttgtattatttattcaacCATTCAACTTTTATTGTCTCATGAAGACGTCACCATCTCTAAGTCTGTTTGGTCTGTGGTTTTTCTTATGGTGTCGTTCAAAGATGAACACAGCGGTTTGTTTATCCTGCAGAGTGAGTCAGTCGGACTGAGTCCCAGTTACAACACTGCGATAATGGCTTTCACACCCTGTTGGAACGGAGCTGATGGTGGTGATTTCATTCTGTGGAAATTCATTTAACTGTCATCAGTCTGGGGCGTCATGTGTGCGTGTGGAAACGTCATCTCAAACTCACACCTGAGTCCATATAAGGTCTTGAATCTTTACACAACAGccattaaataaacatttgtgaACAACTTGttcatcatttcagctttaCTCACTCTTCACCTCCCTGCTGTTTCTTTCAGGCTGTGATAAGATGTATTCAAGATTAATAAATGACCATTGCTACCATACTGCTGTATTGTACTTTTATATAATACATTACATATAACTGTGATTGGGTGTCTTTATGTTTCAGTGattcactgtaaaaacaaaatgggaGGCGAGAACTCACTTTTCGGTGGAGGAGGAAGCTCTTTGACTCTGAGgggcagaaagaaaacatagaaTTAATTTGGACCTGAATACAAGAGTAACACATTTATATGTTTGGTTCAACATGATGTGAAATAGGTTTATTCACTTTCCTTCAGAGTTAGATAAACAATATTGAACAAGGCTCTGTCCGAATGGTCCCGATGTAACTGAATGTCATACTCATTTGTGTAATTTGTAGCTTAACAGaggtataaaaacaaaactaaagttttggtttcatgCAGAGTTTaggttccagtctttatgctaagctaagctaaaggGCAGCTGAAAGTAGCTATTGTATTATTATAGCTACTGTAAGTCACATTTGTAAACCATGATGGATGTTTACAATGGACGGCCTGATGATAGGTTGTATGATCGCCTAAGTTCTTTGGCTTCTTCTATTTTTTCTATTCCCAGATTTCAAGATCTAACTTGACTATAAATTGACTTCTACTCAAGGCCCAAACTATTTAGGAAACCTTATACCCAATCATTCATTTAAGCTTCTCacgtttcctctccctccagcaGGCGCCTGTACGTGGCGATCTCCATCTCCAGGTTCTGCTTGATGCGGAGGAGCTGCTCGTAGTCGGTCTTGGTGCGCTGCATTTCGAGCCTGAGCTGGGAGAGGTCATCCTCCAGCTGGCTCAGGGTGGCCTGCAGCCGCTCCATCTCGCCAGAGTATTTGTGAGAGGTCTCAGCCAGGTTTCCCTCCAGAGCTGCAATCTGAAGAGAATAGGAGAAAATAATGATGGAGCTGAAGATGCATACCTGTGTCTAATTTAACCATTTTGAgtttatgtatttgttcatAATTATTATATCTTTTATACGTTTCAGGACTGGCAACCATTGTGAGCATTTGTACTCGTCCTGCATTTACATTTACGTCGTTAAACACTAGATGGTTATATCATTGATTTGTCCGTGTGGATCATGTTGGAGATGGAGctaaaaaatgttaaacaacAGCCAAGCAATGCAAAAACAAAGATAAGATGACAAAGGGGATGATGACGATGATTGTTGAATGGATtaagacagaaagagaattCTTTGTGGTCTGGCCACTGAGAGACATGGACGAGACAAAGCGGATCAGTCAGAGTTAATTGTGAGGTGCAGTTACATTTCTTGGGAAGTGCACGTCGAAGGATTTGCGGCTTCAATCAACCCACCCTCCTGTGGTGTCAACACAGAGGTAGAAATTGGCTTTAATGTGCAAATGTGAAGACTCAGGTTGGCTGgtacagaagaaaaagaaaaaaatgttctgGCTTATCGACCTCCTCCTGTGTTTACCAGAGGAAACCAAACCTCACATGTCCTGATTCTGAAATTACTTCCCAAACCATTATCAACAAATACCTGCAACCTGACAAGGCTTTGGCatcaacagacacaaactcGCTGCTCAGACACGATTAACAAAACTCACCCCCATACAATTTAGCAACAGAATCCAGTGTGTCCTTGCATGACTGAGAGAAGCGTGAGAGAAGGTGTTGACTGTCAACACAAGATTATGAGACAGAGAAAATCAAACGATGTTTCCCAAGCGGTCACACGATACAATACCACAGAAATGCACAAATTAAGAAACTGGTCTGACTGAGTCTGGATCTGCGCATCTGAAAGGATTTGTTGTGTCGTTGTTTGACAAATCCTTCAAACACCATCCTTTCTCCGACACAAGACCATAACTCACGAGGCCTTTGTGAAGAGGTAATACTCATAACAATATTTTCAAATCGTTATTGCTGAAAATCCAGCAATAacaattttgtttttacagcttcCGAAATTACTTGCACAATTACTTTTGAACCATTACACATGAGACGTCTGACACCACAAACATATTTGTGTCTAAGTTGTTTTGTTCAAAGATTTTCCCCAAATGTCGGCGTCAATCATTTCTTACGCAACCAAAAGTTATGAAAGCAGATTATGTTTTGCACAAGGACATGGGGACACctttaatctttaaaagctgcagCTCACCTGTTTGTGCAGACtctccagctccacctccagGGTCTGCAGGAAGCGCTGCCTCTCAGTCAGCTCGCTCTGGGCTCCTCTCAGAGCCTCGTTGCTCTCCTTCACCTCGATCTGCACCGTCTCCAGCTGGAgaagacacacaaaccaaataACACAaccattgtgagacatttgtctGACTTCATTCAGGCCATTTGGCAAAAACTGAAGCTGAACTGATATGCTACAGAGAGGACTGCAGGTTGATGAAAGAAGATTGTTCCTTCACCTTCTTGCGGTACCACTGATCCGCATGCTCCTTGTTGTTCTTCACGATGCCCTCGTACTGGGAACGCAGGTCAGACAGAATGGTGCCCAGCTCTGGCCCGGTGGCAGAGTCCACCTCCACGTTCACCTCGTCCCTGGCGATACGAGACTTcatctgctccagctcctgcaggaggagaagttGTTTATGTATGTTGTGTTGCTTTGCCACAGAGTGTGTATGGTTTTCATCTGATTTAAATTTATCATATGCATGAATGTGCATTATTTGCACAGAGGCAACAGATGGACGCAGGAGCAGTTTTGTGAATCCTACACCACAGGATGGCAGAGAGGGTGTGAGGGCCTCTTTATTATTTAGACGTTGTCCATCAATAGTTGATAGAGCAGAGCTCAccttaccccccccccacctctcacactcccacacacacagcactcctGCTAATGCATGCTCAGTggctcactctctcttctctgtgacactttattttaattgttgtcTGACATTAATGCACTTTATGCACAATTTTTCAGCCTGTGTTTGACGAttaagtttaaatatatatatatctgtgccCCTAATTGTTCAAGGGAAGCATGAGGGAAAACAATGTGATGTAGTTTTTATGTCTCTGTTGCAGTGGGATTAAAAGTCTTTATTTAATTCTTAGTGGCCTGATAAAGAGTTCAAAGGATAGAGCGTCTGCAGGAAGAGACACTGACTCTGCCCGAGAGACTGAACCACCATCTCAAAACCTCTTTATAAAGTCAAATAAGACAAAtctaaaatacataaacataagTAATACACAGGAGAAATGTACTTGTTCTATCAAGGATTCAAAAAAGCCAGAATACTCAAGTCTTATTTGGTTGATTTCCTTCTCAATATCTGCACTACATCATAGTTCGGATGTAAAATAGAAATTTGAAACTATCCGACATCAGATGGAACAAACACTGAGACCGTGGAACTCTGTTTGAACCACGTTATTGTCGTGTACCAACCATCTTAAATGACTTGGATCAGTTCACGTTCATTTCAGTAAGAGGAAGATCAGT is part of the Paralichthys olivaceus isolate ysfri-2021 chromosome 18, ASM2471397v2, whole genome shotgun sequence genome and encodes:
- the rbp4l gene encoding retinol binding protein 4, like, encoding MGSSKLALLLVLVSCVERCLSASCVVDSFSVKEDFDPKRYAGKWYALQKKDPEGLFLQDNISAEYTIDDDGSMTASSKGRVTLFGFWVVCADMAAQYSVPDPTTPGKMFMNYQGLASYLSSGGDNYWVIDTDYDNYAITYACRTVKEDGSCEDGYALIFSRNQRGLPPAIQRTVRQKQEDICMSGQFQPVLQSGAC
- the LOC109626098 gene encoding keratin, type I cytoskeletal 18 is translated as MASSLSVKSFSMSRQPSFSSRSLMDIGRARSRASVSFAAASPLARSSSIGQDLNGPTGLQLNGLHGNSANDKEAMQSLNSRLANYLDKVRSLERSNADLEIKIKQLMLDRIPKGHDLDSMMAQAHAVEQEVRKKTLENARLMLEIDNAKLAADDFRIKWETELVMCQSVERDCVALKKAKTDHEQIIASLRGDLDSLKEELYFLKKNHEEELEQMKSRIARDEVNVEVDSATGPELGTILSDLRSQYEGIVKNNKEHADQWYRKKLETVQIEVKESNEALRGAQSELTERQRFLQTLEVELESLHKQIAALEGNLAETSHKYSGEMERLQATLSQLEDDLSQLRLEMQRTKTDYEQLLRIKQNLEMEIATYRRLLEGEETVKELPPPPKKEPDVRTRKIVKVVTQTMVNGKVVDESSEVEQIEETKK